The sequence CATATCTGATTGGCCAAAAGACGGCTCCTATGCCCAAAAGGTTACAAGGTGGTAGCACTCTTTTAAGGTTTGTGTTTTTTTCTTAAAGTATTTGTTAATGAGACATTTACACAAGAGGTAACCTTAACTTAATGCCAAGATTTTGCACATTTGACACAAGAGCAACAAAAAACACACTACCTTTGTAGCCTTGAGGTTGTACAGATCGAGAGATCTCGTGATGTTTCGATCAATACGGCCTTCTTCGCCCAATAGAAAACCCAAACATCTAAAACCCAAAAGGAGGAAAACGCATATGCGAAAACCTTTTAAAACCTTGTCGTGGTGGGTATCCTTCGTTCTTCTGGTTGCTACTGCCTTTACCGCAGAAGCACAGGTGACGACGGCTTCTTTCACCGGAAAAGTAACGGATCCGCAAGGCAATGCGGTACCCGGTGCCACTATTATTGCCACACACGTCCCTTCGGGAACGGTGAACGGAACTACCTCGAACGTAAGTGGGAACTACAACCTGCTCTACTTACGGACGGGCGGCCCATATACCCTTAAAGTAACCTTTGTAGGGTATAAAACCATCGAACGATCAAACCTCTACCTTTCTTTGTCTGAGCAAAAAAACATAGATTTTGCGCTTGCCGAAGAAAATGCAACGGTAGATGTTGAGATCACTGCCGAGAAAAATGCAACCATTGCTGCAGATCGTACCGGAGCAAAACAAAATATCTCGACTGCGGAAATCGAAAACCTTCCAACCATAGCCCGTTCTATTACTGACTTCACCAAAGTTTCTCCACAAGTAGTTGGAAACAACGTAGGTGGTGCAAACAACCGCTACAACAACATCCAGATTGATGGCGCGGTCACAAACGACGTATTCGGATTGGCAGATAATGGCCTACCGGGTGGGCAAACAGGCGCCCAACCAATTGGCTTGGATGCGATTGCTGAGTTCAACGTAGAAATTGCTCCTTACGATGTACGGCAGAGTGGCTTTACTGGTGGTCTTATCAATGCTGTTACTCGCTCTGGGACTAATAACTTGAATGGTTCACTTTTTGGCTACTACCGGAATAATGACTTCACGGGCAAACTCACAAAAGATGCAGGTGGCAACCCCTTAACGACGGCCTCCTTGGTTCCTGAGTTTACCGATTATCAAACCGGATTCCGCGTTGGTGGGCCAATTATTCAAAACAAACTATTTTTCTTCCTGAACGGAGAGTTACGTGATCGTGGAGACCCCATTGATGCAGGCTTGAAGGACTATAACATTACCGCTCCAAACATTTTTAATGCCACCAAAGCCGATATGGATCGGATTTTGGCCGCCGCTAAAAATGTGTATGGCTTTGATGCTGGTTCTTATGATAACTTCAATGCGAAAACGGGTAGCCAATACTTGTTCGCCAGAATTGATTACAACATCAATAACAAACATCGGTTGATGATCCGCAACAACTTTGTAGATGCCAATCGTTTACGCGGTGTAGATCGTAATACCACAACGTTTGGTTTTGATACACAAGCGTATAAATTCTTGAGCAAACAAAACTCTACGGTTGTTCAGTTAACAAGCGTTCTTGGTTCTCAAATTGGCAATGAAGCCCGTTTGGTTTATACCACAATCCGCGACAAACGGGCGCCGGAGATTAATCCCTTCCCGCAAATTGAGATTCAAAACGTTGCAGGTTCGGGGACATCTGTTTTCATGGGTGTTGAACGCTCTTCCCAGCAAAATGCCCTAGACCAAAACTTGTTAAGTTTTACGAATAATTTTTCTTACTTTACTGGTAATCACAACATCACAGCAGGTTTGCAAATTGATCATTCGACTTTCTCTAACCTTTTCACTCAAGACGCATTTGGTACTTGGCGATTCTCAAACATTACCAATTTCGAGAATAAAGTAGCCAATCGTTACCGTAAAAGTTATCTTTTGGATGGTGGTAAAGAGCGTGCAGAATGGAGCATGATGATGACGGGCGCTTATCTCCAAGATCAATGGAAAGCCCTCCCAAGCCTCCGTCTAACGTTGGGGGTACGGGTAGAAGTGCCAACCTTCTTGGATAATCCGACCAAAAACGCGCAATTTGCTTTAGATTTCCCCGGACGTAGCACGGATGAAGTACCAAGTGGGCAAGTTCTGTTTAGCCCTCGCTTTGGATTTAACTGGGATGTATTGCAGAACAAGAAAACACAAGTTCGTGGTGGCCTTGGCGTCTTCTCAGGCAAAACGCCCGGTGTATGGCTCTCCAACCAATACTCAAACACTGGGGTGGACTTTGCTCGGATAGACGTGACTTCAGGTGTTCCGCAAGTGAATGTAGATCCGAACTACAAACCTGCTGCTTCACTTGTAACAGCAACCTCCGCTATTGCACTCACCGACAAAGGCTTCAAGTTGCCACAAGTTCTTCGTGGCAACATTGGTTTAGACCAAGAATTGCCACTTGGCTTGGTTGGTACACTTGAATTCCTTTATTCCAAGAATATGAATGACATCGTTTATGAGAACCTGAACCTCGTAACAGATGCCTCAAATATTTCTACAACGACGAAGCCCGCAGATGGACGGCCACTCTATGTAGCCTCGCGTAAATATAGCCGCTATACCAACGTGATGTTGCTTAAAAACTCGAATGAAGGTTATACCTATAACTTCTCTGTTCAGTTGAAGAAAAACGAGCGTAATGGCTTCTTTGGAAATGTCGCCTACACCTATGGTGAATCTTGGGACGTCAACTCTGGTCGTTCAAGTGTAGCGCAGTCACAATATGAATTTAACGAAGTGACTGGTAATCCGAATGCACCGGGCTTGGCTCGATCAGACTTTGATGTACCACATCGTATTATTGGTACAGTATCGTATAAGTTTAACCTTGGCAAACTCTTGGGTGTAAAAACCTTAGCGACAACAGCTTCTCTACTCTATGAAGGCCGGAGCGGCTTTACAGGAAACTATGCATACACAGGTGATGCCAACGGTGACGGTTTTCAAGGAAACGACTTAGCCTTCATTCCGGCTAAAGAGACTGACGCCGTTTGGCAAAACAATGGCGGAACGGATACACGTACACCAAGCCAAGTTTGGGCAGACGCAAATGCCTTTATCGAAAGCGTTGCCGATCTACGCAATAATCGTGGTAAAATCTTCCCACGTAATGGAGCGCGTCAGCCTTGGCGGAACAGTTTGGATGCACGTTTTACTATTGATTTGCCAAGTGTTAAGAATCAAAAACTACAGTTAACTGCAGACGTCCTTAACGTTCTAAGCTTGTTTAATGAAGACTGGGGTGTTGTGAAGTTCATTAACTTCGATACATTCAATCTCTTCGCCTTTAGAGGTTACGAAGCCGCTACAGGCAAGCCAATTCTTCGGTTTACAAAGCCTGCTAACGGGACGCCATATACTACCGATCAGATTGCCTCTCGCTGGCAAATGCAGCTCGGTTTGCGTTATACGTTCTAAGTTGGATGAACGTCCGAAAAGACAAAGGGGTTGTCGTTTTAATACGGCAACCCTTTTTTGATTGCCCAATTAACCGTGAGGAATTATGGCGAAGGCGTTAATGTCCGTATTTTCATAAGTTTCATCCCCAAAGAATTGTATGGAACCGGACAAGCAAGCCCACACCGTAACGATAGAAGTACCATCCGGCCACAACACGCCCTTCCGATTGGACGTGTATCTGACGCATAAACTCCCGAACGCCACCCGAACCAAAGTCCAAGAAGGAATTAAAGAAGGGGCTGTTTGGGTCAATGGTAAAACCCCAAAAGCCTCACAATTGGTACAGCCCGGCGATGTCATCACCTGTGAGATTCTCCGCCCGCCACCCATCGAGGCACTGCCAGAGGCCATCCCTTTAGACATTCTTTACGAGGACAAATGGCTCATAGTGCTACATAAAAAACCCGGCATGGTGGTACATCCCGCGTATGGCAACCGTTCTGGTACACTTATCAATGCCTTGTTGTACCATGTTGGCGCGGGAAAATTGACCTTTGAGGCCACCGAAGCACAAGAGGAGGGTGACGACGAAGACGAAGGGCACATTGGATTGGCCATGCGCAATGCCGCCCCGCGCTATGACGGCGACCCCACCATCCGGCCCGGTCTTGTACACCGCTTAGACAAAGACACGTCGGGGCTGATGGTCATCGCAAAAGATGACGCCACCCATGCACATTTGGCGGATCAATTTGCACGAAGAACGATCCAACGGCGCTACCATGCCATTGTTTGGGGCGTACTCCAACCACCAAGTGGAACACTCCAAACCCACTTGGGGCGCGACCGACGTAACCGAAAAGTGGTGGCCGTTTTACCAGAAGGACAAGGAAAGCACGCCATTACCCATTACGAAACCATCGAAGCCCTACAACATTTTTCCCTCGTAGCGTTTCGGCTGGAAACCGGACGCACACACCAGATTCGCGCACATGCCAAGTACTTGGGCCATCCCATCTTTGGTGATGAAACCTATGGCGGAACCCAAATAAAACCCGAACTCGCCAAAGGGACACGAAAAGCCTTCTTCCAAAACCTCTTCGAGCGCCTACCACGCCAGGCTTTACATGCCTATACACTCGGCTTTTTGCATCCGGCGACCGGAGAAGAATTATTTTTCCAAGCAGACTTGCCTGAAGACATGGCCTGGGTCTGGGAACGGTTGCAAAAAATGGATGCCCAACTAAAAGGTTATGTTGATGATTGATCCGTTCCCCGTGAAATGAAGGCGGGGAGGTGGCAGGTCTGCGATATTCGCCTTATATTAAAAGTTCTATCTTAGAGCCAAAAATATTAGGGCGATGCCGAAAGAATTCATCCCCATTCGTACTTACCTTGCACCGGATTGTATCCAGGTGGGGTTTGTTGCGTCCGACAAAACCGCTGCCATCCACGGTCTTTTATCTAAATTGGAGGGCCATCCATATGTTACCGACCTGAAAGAAGTGACCAATGCTATTTTAAAGCGCGAGGCGGTCATGTCAACGGGTGTAGGGAAAGGTCTTGCTTTGCCCCATGCCAAAACCGATGCCGTAAAAGAAATTGTGATCTCACTTGCGATTGCAGAAGGGGGGATTCAATTTGATGCCATAGACCAACAAGCCGTTCGGATTTTTATGCTACTGGTGGCCCCTACAGATGCAGCCCTACCACACATTCGGCTTTTGGGGCATGTATCGCGGATGATGAACCGTGAGAACTTCCGGAACCGTTTGTTACATGCACCCGATGCAGCGGCAGTCTTGCGATACTTTGAGGAAGAAGAAGAGCGAATGCGTGAAGAATAACCTTTGAACCAAACCCATTTTTTTGTGCAAACCTCCTTTCGGAATATAAAAGGCACGTTCGACGTACTGCCACACGATTATACGGCTGCGGGAAACCAAACCTATGGCTCCGCCGCATGGCTCTTTGTGGAGCGCCGTATCCGCGAAGTCTTTGATCGCTATGACTTCCGCGAAGTCCGAACGCCCATGTTTGAACCCACCGAGATGATTGCGCGGGGCGTGGGCGAGACCTCGGACATTGTGACCAAAGAAATGTTTGCATGGACGAAGGGCGATACAAATTATGTATTGCGCCCAGAACTCACCGCACCCATCATGCGGGCCTACCTGCAACACCGCTTAGACCAACAAGGCCCCGTCCAGCGCCTTTCCTACATCGGGCCATGCTTCCGCGCCGAGCGTCCTGCTCGTGGGCGATTCCGGCAGTTTCACCAATTCGGGGTTGAAATTATTGGCTCTTCCGATCCGCGCTCCGATGCCGAGGTGGTGGCTGTTCTTATGGCTGTTTATGGCGCATTTGGCATTGAGAACCTGCGCCTTCGGATGAATACACTCGGTACGCCAGAGGAACGGGCGATTTATAAAGCGGCCCTGCGCACGTTTTTGCTCCCCCACCGCGAAGCCCTTTCCGACATCAGCCGAGAACGTTTAGAGAAAAACCCGCTTCGGATTTTGGACACCAAACTCGAACACGAACAAGCCTTGTTGGCAGAAGCACCCGTTCTCACCGATTTTTTGGGGGGAGAAACCCGTGCCTTCTTCGATAGCGTTTGCGGCTATGTGCAAGACCTCGGTATTCCGTTCATAACCGATCCGAAATTGGTTCGTGGCTTGGATTATTACGCACACACCACCTTCGAGTTGGAAAGTGAAGCCTTGAATGGAGCCTTGGCCGGCGCTGGCCGGTACGACCTACTGGCAAAGGACTTTGGCAATCCGAATCCCGTACCGGCTGTTGGCTTTGCTGCCGGAATGGAACGCTTGTTTGTGGTCTTGAATGATGCGGGATATGTCTTTCCCAATCCCTCAACACCAGATGTCTTTTTGGTTGCGATGGGTGCAGAAGCGGAAAATTGGGTATTCCGTAAGGCACAATCGTTACGGACGGCGGGAATCCGAGTGGCGTTTGACCTGAAAGGCCGTTCGATGAAGGCGCAAATGCGGGAGGCCGACCGCTCGCGAGCACCATTTGTGGTTATTGTGGGCGATCAAGAACTTAGCGCCCAAGCGGTGAACCTGAAAAACATGGCGGAAGGCACACAAGAAACCATTCCAGAAGACAGACTGTTGCAAAAAATCCAATCCTTTACCATGTCCAGTGATAGATAATGGTAAATTTCAGGATCATGCAAGTTCTTGATTATCCGTAATTCGTGGTATTGTTTTTATTCCGGTTCAGATACGCAAAGAATCCTCACAAAGAAGACCATTTATATTGATAAGTACCTCATGAACAATACCTTTTTTTTAACAAACTGGCTTTGAACAACCCCTTAAAATAATCCCTGCAATTATGTACCCACGCATCAGCGACATGCTTCGGGCTTGGTTTGGAATTGACTTTCCGATGCCCATTTATACGTATGGCTTCATGCTTGCCGTAGCCATTTTAACCGCAAGTTGGCTTGCAGGTCGTGAGTTAAGACGCCTCCAAAAGATCGGGAAGTTAGGTAAACTCACCCAAAAGGTACGAGACAAGAATGGCCGTATTTCGCAAGTAACGCTTCAGCCCTCGGATCTGATGAGCAATATCACGGTTATTGCAGCAATTGCGGGCGTGATTGGCTCTAAGGTCTTCTACATTTTAGAGTCTCCGGGCGGCGATGTAGTCGCCAAACTATTTTCCTCTGGTGGCCTTACGTTCTATGGTGGCTTAATCTTTGGTACTGCCTCGGTCTTGTATTATGTCCATAAAAAAGGAATTTCAGGTGTTTCCTTGCCTATTTTTATGGATGCTTTGGCCCCTACGGTCATTCTTGCTTATGGTATTGGGCGTATCGGGTGTCACCTATCGGGTGATGGCGACTGGGGCATTGCTGCCAATTTAGCCCTTAAACCTGACTTCTTACCGATGTGGCTTTGGGCAGACACCTATCCGGGTAATATTGCGGGCGAGGTAATTCCGGCTCCCGGCGTTTATCCCACGCCCTTGTGGGAGTTCTTGGCTTGTTTTGCCATTTATTGGATATTGGTCGCCCTTCGGAACCATCCTTTTAAACCCGGTTGGATTTTTTCTTTGTATTTGTTATTAAATGGCTTAGAACGATTTTTTATCGAAAAAGTACGGGTGAATGCACGCTTCGATTTTTTGATGTTCCAGACCACGCAAGCAGAGCTAATTGCCTCTTTTTTGATCATCGTGGGTATTGTGGGACTGGTCATAACCACCCGCCGTATGACCGCGCCAGAAGCCCCGTCCAGTCCAACAATGTCAACTTAGAACTGAAATCCCACGCGAGCCAAAGGAAGGCCACGCGGATACTCGTCCGAGAAAGCAACCCAGCCGGAAACCACCATATTTCCGGCTTTTGTCCACCCACCCACACCATAGCCCACATGGATGCGTTTTGACTGCTCGCCATCGGCCCAAACGCGCCCTGCGTCTGCAAATGTGAGCCAGCCACTCGTAATGGATTGTCCAAAAACGTTACGGCTAAACAACTCACTGCGGGCTTCCAGATTGGTAAAAGCCATACTCCGCCCCCCAAACCGACGTTGAAAATAGCCTCTTAGGTAATTAAACTGCCCGATGCGGTGCGCTGCATAATACGGGAACTCGCCCAAAAGGTGGCCGCCACCCAATCGTAGCGCCAGCAAGCCGGGCACGAACGAGAAGGGAAGATAAACGGAAACCTCTCCAGAGAGCGTGGTAAATACCTCGTCCGTATGGGTTAAATGACGGTAATGTTTGGCCTGTAGGAATGCTTTCATCCCCCGTTTTGGAAAGGTTGGGTGGTCAGTTCGGTTGGTTTGAAGCCGCACTTCCAAGCCCCCAAATGTTCGATCGGCATAGATATCTGGCAAAAGTCCAACATCTCCTGTGCCATTGATGCGAGCCTCCTCCAAGTTAATGGATTCCCAAAATGGCCCCACCCTAAGCCGCTGTTTCAAGGTGCTGCTGCTCCAGTCTAAGGATGTCCATAGCCGGAAGCGTTGGCGTTTGGCATCGTAGTACCGGTTATCGTTCTTGGGACTTTCGTTACCGAGTTTATAAAAAGCATGGAAATTGGTAGGAGCGAGGGCGTGCGCTTCGCCAAAAAAACCCCATTTTCCCCAAATATGCGGCGCGTCGGTATGACCCCAAACATTAAAACCACCCGTTATCGGCGAGACATCCGCCGTAAGTTGGTAAGCTCTGGTATAGACGGGATGATACCCGCGAATGACCCGTTGGAGGCTAAGCCCACCCAGTACCCAATCGGTGGAATTGGTTTCGCCATAGGGGACGATAACGGTAAAAGGCTTGCGGTACGTTCCTTTTTGGGCACGTTGGATGGTTGCTGCAAACGTTTTAACGGCGACGGGCAGGTGAGAAATACGGGCAAGAAGCACCTCGGCCAATGCGTTGCGGGATAACTCGTCTAAGGTGTTGGGCATTTTATGGACGGCTTCTCGGATAACTTCTGGTTGCAGTTTTCCTTGCATAAACGCCAACAAGGTTGCCCAATTTTCGGGTGTCCAATCGGCTAAAAATGCCAAATCGCTTGTATTGACCGTTATAAAACCGATTAGGTCTTCGGTCTTTCCACCAAATTCCGGACGTTTTAATCGCGAATTGTGTAAGGCCAATACGCGGTTCATGAACCCATCGTGCCGATTCATGCCCAAGAATGGTGACCAAAGCGGAACATAAACCACCTCTTTGCCTTCTCCATAGGGTCGCCACGTTTGCGGTGTATGCTCCGGTGAACCCAACAAAATTCCCAGAAGCCGGAACGTCGCATATTTAAATACATCTACTCCACCAATCAATTTTCGGGCTTTAAACCGCTTGAGTAAGGTATCGGGCAAGACTGTTTGATTTTCATCGCCTGCTTGGGTTTGCTCCCAAATGGCCGGACGTCCCCACCATCTGCGAATTTCAAACGGCGATACGGGCAAATCCAATGCTTCGGCAAGGTGCATGGCCATAAAACCACCAAAGGGATGTACCGCCGGATCTTGCTTCATGGGCCAAAGCCGGTGGTATTTTCCGCTTTCCGCATCTCGCACCCAAACCCCGTCCTTGCGCTGCGAATCTGCCCGTAGTACCGAAAAGGGCACTACGGAGGGATCAATACGCGAAATGGGCACATGAGCAGTCCATTCAGAGCGGTACTGCACCCCCACGAGCCAATCAGGTACATCGGTGGTGGCGATACTTGGCGCCAATGGTTGGGCACTTAATTGGCCCAAATTGCCCCAAATCAAGGATAGGAATACGCCCCAGTAGCATAAGTCTCGGACTTGGCCGCAATTCGGAATTGTACGAAGTAGGATCAAATATCCGGCTGTGTCGTTAAGGAGATGTTTTTTCACCCGCCCGCCTTCTTTGTTTTATGCGAGAATTGTTTCAGTTAAATCATTATTTCCGAAAATACGCCTATTTGTTTTGGCCTGGCATCTTTTTTTGTTTTGCCAGTGCCATCTTCTCGGTGATGGTTCCGATGATTGTACGTTATGGCGTGGATGCCATCCCGCGGATGGTGGCGCAGTATCAGATGGTTCAGGGAACCGCAGCAGCCCCCACCTTGTTCCGGCAAAGCATTTATGGCCTGCTTGAGTTCGGCGGCTTGGTACTTTTGGTGAGTTTGCTCAGCGGTATTTGTCTCTTCATCATGCGCCAAACCATTATTGTGATGTCGCGCCATGTGGAGTACGACCTACGGAACGACCTTTTCCAACACCTACAAACCCTCTCGGCAGGTTGGTACACCCGCACCCCTACGGGTGATGTGATGAGCCGCCTCACCAGCGACATCGAGCAAGTTCGGCAATACGTTGGACCAGCCATAATGTATGCCGCCCGTTCTATTGTAGTGGTTATTGTCGCTGTGGTGGTGATGTTCATGATCTCGCCCACCCTAACGTGGTACTCGATGATCCCTATGCCGCTTTTGGCCATTGCCATTTATTACATTTCGCGGATGAGCTTCTCCAGAAGCCAAGCCATTCAGGAGCAATATGCCGTCCTCACGAGCCGCTCACAAGAAGTTTTTTCCGGTATTCGCGTGATCAAAGCGTATGCGCGGGAGGCGTTCGAGTCGGATGAATTTGACCGCGAATCCGATGAATACCGCAAACGAAATATGGGGCTTGCCCGTGTGGAAGCGGCTTTCCGGCCTGCTTTTGTGATTTTGATTGGGATGAGTGTGGTGATTGTGATCTGGGTAGGAGGCGATTTGTATATGCAGGGACAAATCACGATTGGAAACATTGCCGAATACATTATTTATGTCACCCTTATGACGTGGCCTGTGGCTTCGATGGGGTATATCATTATGCTTATTCAGCGGGCAAAGGCGTCGTGGCTACGTTTAAGCAAAATTTTCCAGACCAAGCCAGAAGTGGCCGATACCGAGCAGACCAATAACAGCATCACAGCCCTGCAAGGTCGCTATGAATTTCGCGATGTCACGTTTAGCTATACGCCAGATGGTCCCGATGTGCTGAAAAATGTAACCTTTGAGATCGAAGCCGGAAAAACCCTTGCCATCGTAGGAAGAACGGGTTCCGGAAAGACCACCATTGCCGAACTCATGTTACGGCTCTACGATGCACAATCAGGAGAGGTTTGGGTAGATGGTCACCCTATTCGTACTATTCCACTTCAAACCCTACGCGGTGCTGCCGGATATGTCTCACAAGACGTTTTCCTCTTCTCCGATACCATTGCCCATAACATCGCTTTTGGCCGGATGGACGCACCGGAAGGAGACATTACCAATGCCGCAGCGGAGGCCGATCTCCTCGAAAATATTGAGGGCTTTTCGGAAGGCTTCGAGACGTTTGTGGGTGAACGAGGCATTACGCTTTCTGGAGGACAAAAACAACGCACCTCCATTGCCCGTGCTTTGGTACGCAATCCGAAATTACTCATCTTGGACGATGCCCTGAGTGCAGTGGATACGGCCACCGAAGCCAAAATCTTAGAAGCCCTCCGCAAACACTTTGGCCAACGAACGGTGGTCATCATTTCCCATCGCATCTCGGCGGTGCAAGATGCCGACTTGATCTTGGTGATGGATAATGGCCGGATCGTGGAGTCGGGTACACACGAGGTTCTCTTAGACCATAATGGCCTCTACAAAGACCTTTATACCAAGCAATTGCTCGAAGAAGAAATTGCCGCCCTTACTTAGTGTTTTTCCTATATACCGAAAATTTAGATACTTGTGAGCAATAAATCTGCACAAAAACCGGACGACCGGAAAAAGAACAACCCCCAGATAGATACCGACGAAGTTGCTGCAAAATTTGATCGCCATCTTTTTGTGCGCATCATGAGCTACCTCAAGCCTTACAAAGGCTGGGTGGTTTTGGCCTTTTTGCTAAACCTCTTGGGTGCGCTTATGGGGCCACTCCGTCCGTACCTAACCCAAATCGCGATTGACCACCACATCGTGAAACATGACCAAAGCGGCTTGTTGTGGATTGTTACGGCACTTTTTGGATTACTGGCCCTTGAAGGGATTTTGAGTTGGGGAAATGCTTACCTGACTTCTTGGATCGGGCAAAATGCCATTTTCGACCTTCGCCAAAAGGTATTCCGCCATCTGCAAAGCCTAACGCTTTCTTTTTTTGATAAACAACCCGTAGGCCGCCTGATCACACGCACCACCTCGGACGTTGAGGCGCTGAATACGGTACTTTCGGCGGGCGTGGTGACCATCTTGGGGAACATCTTCTCCATTCTTTTCATCATGTATTTTATGATGATCCTGCATTGGAAGTTGGCGCTCCTCACGCTGGCCATTGTGCCTTTTATGTGGTGGGTCTCCATGATTTTCCGAAAAAGAATGCGCGATGCCTTCCGCGAGACCCGCAAGCAGGTAGCACGGCTCAATGCCTTTTTGAATGAGCATGTCACGGGCATGAAGATTGTGCAAGTGTATAACCGCGAGGCCGAGGAAATGAAGCGCTTTGATGGCGTAAATGACGACAACCGGAAGGCACAAATCAAAACCGTTTTTTACTTCGCCCTATTTTATCCGGTGATTGATGTGATTGCGGCAGTTGCTTTGGCCCTCGTCATTTGGTACGGAGGTGTTCAGGCTGTAGATCGCTCGCTCTCGTTGGGGGTATTAGTGGCCTTCATCCAATACGTCCGTATGTTTTTTGAACCCATCCGCCAACTTTCCGACCAATATAGTACACTGCAAGGCGCTATGGCGGCTTCTGAACGTTTATTCCAGTTGCTGGACTTAAACCAGACCACACACGAGGCCGAGCATCCCAAAATGCCGGAGACATTTCTCGGAAAAATTGAGTTTAAAAACGTATGGTTCGCTTATGAGACTCCTGCCGCAAGTGCAGAACCTAAATGGGTACTCAAGGACATTTCCTTTACCGTAGAACCGGGGCAGACCATTGCCGTGGTTGGGCCGACTGGCTCCGGTAAAACCACCCTTATCAATCTTCTCCTTCGGTTCTACGAAACGCAAAAAGGACAAATTTTGATAGATGGCGTTGACATCCGTCAGATGCCTTTGGCCACACTCCGCCGGAAAATCGGCTTGGTCTTACAAGAAGTTTTCTTGTTCTCTGGATCGGTAGCACGGAACATCACGCTGGGCGATCCGAGTTTTTCCGAAGCGGAAATTAAACATGCCGCCGAGAGTGTGGGCGCTGCAACTTTCATCCAACAGTTGCCCGATGGTTATGCGCAGAATGTGCAAGAACGCGGGGCTTCGCTCTCGCATGGGCAACGCCAATTGCTCTCATTTGCACGCGCCTTGGTGTTCGAT comes from Rhodothermia bacterium and encodes:
- a CDS encoding BamA/TamA family outer membrane protein, which produces MKKHLLNDTAGYLILLRTIPNCGQVRDLCYWGVFLSLIWGNLGQLSAQPLAPSIATTDVPDWLVGVQYRSEWTAHVPISRIDPSVVPFSVLRADSQRKDGVWVRDAESGKYHRLWPMKQDPAVHPFGGFMAMHLAEALDLPVSPFEIRRWWGRPAIWEQTQAGDENQTVLPDTLLKRFKARKLIGGVDVFKYATFRLLGILLGSPEHTPQTWRPYGEGKEVVYVPLWSPFLGMNRHDGFMNRVLALHNSRLKRPEFGGKTEDLIGFITVNTSDLAFLADWTPENWATLLAFMQGKLQPEVIREAVHKMPNTLDELSRNALAEVLLARISHLPVAVKTFAATIQRAQKGTYRKPFTVIVPYGETNSTDWVLGGLSLQRVIRGYHPVYTRAYQLTADVSPITGGFNVWGHTDAPHIWGKWGFFGEAHALAPTNFHAFYKLGNESPKNDNRYYDAKRQRFRLWTSLDWSSSTLKQRLRVGPFWESINLEEARINGTGDVGLLPDIYADRTFGGLEVRLQTNRTDHPTFPKRGMKAFLQAKHYRHLTHTDEVFTTLSGEVSVYLPFSFVPGLLALRLGGGHLLGEFPYYAAHRIGQFNYLRGYFQRRFGGRSMAFTNLEARSELFSRNVFGQSITSGWLTFADAGRVWADGEQSKRIHVGYGVGGWTKAGNMVVSGWVAFSDEYPRGLPLARVGFQF
- a CDS encoding ABC transporter ATP-binding protein produces the protein MRELFQLNHYFRKYAYLFWPGIFFCFASAIFSVMVPMIVRYGVDAIPRMVAQYQMVQGTAAAPTLFRQSIYGLLEFGGLVLLVSLLSGICLFIMRQTIIVMSRHVEYDLRNDLFQHLQTLSAGWYTRTPTGDVMSRLTSDIEQVRQYVGPAIMYAARSIVVVIVAVVVMFMISPTLTWYSMIPMPLLAIAIYYISRMSFSRSQAIQEQYAVLTSRSQEVFSGIRVIKAYAREAFESDEFDRESDEYRKRNMGLARVEAAFRPAFVILIGMSVVIVIWVGGDLYMQGQITIGNIAEYIIYVTLMTWPVASMGYIIMLIQRAKASWLRLSKIFQTKPEVADTEQTNNSITALQGRYEFRDVTFSYTPDGPDVLKNVTFEIEAGKTLAIVGRTGSGKTTIAELMLRLYDAQSGEVWVDGHPIRTIPLQTLRGAAGYVSQDVFLFSDTIAHNIAFGRMDAPEGDITNAAAEADLLENIEGFSEGFETFVGERGITLSGGQKQRTSIARALVRNPKLLILDDALSAVDTATEAKILEALRKHFGQRTVVIISHRISAVQDADLILVMDNGRIVESGTHEVLLDHNGLYKDLYTKQLLEEEIAALT
- a CDS encoding ABC transporter ATP-binding protein produces the protein MSYLKPYKGWVVLAFLLNLLGALMGPLRPYLTQIAIDHHIVKHDQSGLLWIVTALFGLLALEGILSWGNAYLTSWIGQNAIFDLRQKVFRHLQSLTLSFFDKQPVGRLITRTTSDVEALNTVLSAGVVTILGNIFSILFIMYFMMILHWKLALLTLAIVPFMWWVSMIFRKRMRDAFRETRKQVARLNAFLNEHVTGMKIVQVYNREAEEMKRFDGVNDDNRKAQIKTVFYFALFYPVIDVIAAVALALVIWYGGVQAVDRSLSLGVLVAFIQYVRMFFEPIRQLSDQYSTLQGAMAASERLFQLLDLNQTTHEAEHPKMPETFLGKIEFKNVWFAYETPAASAEPKWVLKDISFTVEPGQTIAVVGPTGSGKTTLINLLLRFYETQKGQILIDGVDIRQMPLATLRRKIGLVLQEVFLFSGSVARNITLGDPSFSEAEIKHAAESVGAATFIQQLPDGYAQNVQERGASLSHGQRQLLSFARALVFDPAVLVLDEATSSIDTETEQMIQHALENMFAGRTSVVIAHRLSTIQNADQILVIHRGILREKGNHQALLAQNGLYKRLYELQYKEQEYSS